From Salarias fasciatus chromosome 8, fSalaFa1.1, whole genome shotgun sequence:
ACATAAACCGCCGTGTTTCACCCACTCTGTGCTTTTTCAGTGTCTTAACAATTTAGTTTTAAaccgtttcaagtgaaaagttttacgtttacacggcaacgttttgaaaacgctgttcgttcacatggaaacaggagaaatgctgaaaagaGTGTAGTTGTAATGTTgtgccactagtgggtgctgttggctgtttatGTAGGAAaccgcacacatgcacagtataaacagcagcagccactgtgTGGAGCTCAGGCtcaacagcagcgtttccaccgtctccatggagatgaaggctgagcgttttcagaaagttgcgttcCCCCTCGTTTATACGACGACGGCGTCGAAGCGTTTCCTTTCTCCACCTTGGCAGCCGATCTCAGACAGCTCTGAGCGCCGTTATCGACGCTCAGAGCACAATGGAAGttctgcgttttcacttgaaaacactgtaaacggGCCACGGAGCAGCTCGGAGGAACAGCGCAGCTTCTTGGTCTTTTCCACGCTGGACACACCGGGCGATCAAACCAATCAGAAACATTCTCACCAGACGTAGAAGTgcagtaaaatacagtgaacagGTTTGATAAGTATTTCAGGCAATGGATTTTAGTCTGACTGGAGAATTTTACCGTCTTAAGGCCAGCAAATCTACATAGCAACGCCTGTTTTCAGCTTGGAGATGATAATTAGAGCGTGAGCAGTTGAAGGGTGGGAGTGTGCATGTCCGGGTCGGTGGTGTGTGAAAAAGCTTCTGCTGCTGATCCTATTTAGAGCTGCAGAGTTGATTAGAGAAGCCATTGTAATCCCATGAAGGTTTTATACTCCGCTTTGTCCAGGCCGCCGTGTGTTCGGCCGTCAGAGCAGCGTGTGAAAGACGCGGATCTTCAGGCTCCGGGATCTCGGGCCGCTCTTGGTGGAGAACTTCATCAGTTTGTAGAGGTTGGGCCAGCCGCCCCAGCCGGAGAAGGGGAAGCAGCCGGCCGTGCGCCGGTTCCCGTGGAGGCtccagaaggaggaggagcagcgctgGAACACCTCGATGTTGACGGCGTACTGACCGGGCCCGAACTGGGACGCCCTCAGCAGGATGACGGAGGAGGCGAAGCCGCAGGTGTGAGGCGAGACGCCGTGGAACACCGCCTCCCCCGGCCTCACCGACGCCCCGCGCTCCCACgccagccccgcctcctccgacACCGCCACGCCGCTCAGGTTGCAGAGGGCCTGGAGGcacgcctcctccagctcggcgCCGTCCGGGAAGCGCAGCAGGATGGCGACGAGGCGGGGGACCGCCCCCcggcggagcagcagctcctgctgcttcgctggaggacagagagaggacagagaggacagagagaggacagagagaggacagagagaggacagagagaggacagagagaggacagagagaggacagagcggCTCTCAGAATCTAACAAACGCTGTCGAgcatggaaggatggatgaagggatggatggatggatggatggatgaatggatctATAGAAGaacggatgatggatggactgatgcttggatgaatggattgatgaacgaatgaatggatgatgaagggatggatggatggatggacaaataatggatggatgatggactgaggaatggctggatggatggatggatggatgaatggatcaatgaatgaatggataatGGATTGACTGATagacggatgaatggatgaatgaatgaatcaataaatgGACTGATGATGAAGGATTGCCGGACGGATGAATGGACCAATAAATGGATGGATAgttggatggattaatggatggatgggtagattaatagatggatgatggatgaatggatggatggacggacagatgaatggatgaataaatggatgaatgaCAGTTGTATGGATTAATcaatgggtggatgaatggatgggtggatgaatggatgggtggatggatggatgggtggatggatggatgggtggatggatggacagatgtaTTAACTGACACTATGAAGAGATGAAGGTGTGGCTGATGGAAGGATTTGACGGCACTAATGACATTTTTCTGGTTAGTTTGATGATCCATCAGTATAAGTCCACTTAAAAGTCTGTATGAGTCCAGAATTCGTTCTTCTCAGGACCGGTTCTCCAGAGAGGATCGGAATTAGAACTAAGTCACCTGCCAACTaatttccaattaaaaaaaaacatcgccTTTTCCTTCGTAGTAAACAACATTACAGTGAAACACGGCGACAGTCTGAGCTCCTTATTGCAGAAGGTCACAGATTATCATCTTAACTATAGTTTGCTTAATATAGCTTTGCGATTTTCACAGATTACCTCAGAGAAAGGCTGTGACCGCATCTCTGGTTTACCCAAACattagttttacttttttcttacacctttttttttttttttaatttttttgtgtatttatgtttgttttgtgaatttCTGCTTCACTTTTACCACTTCTGTGAGTTCAGGTAGGCTACGCCTGGGGCCGGGTGGGATGCTGAGGCCTCCAGTGGACTTACAGCTGTCGTAGGACAGGCGCGAGATGGCCCTGGCGGCGTGAATCAGCagctcctggtctctgctggtcagCACCGACAGCAGAGCCGTGACCAAGCCGGCGTCGCCGAACCCTTTCCGGACCACGGCTGGGAATCATGGAACACAAAACCTTCAGGATCACATCAAACTTAAGGAgaatcaagtaaaaaaaaaaaaaactgtgcgtAAACGTAAAGATAGTATCTTACACTCTTTGGCCAGTTCAGCCACGAGCTTGGCGGTGAGCACGGTGAGACGCCCGCGGCTCCTCAGAGACACGGAGAGGATCGGCAGGATTCCACTGATGACGACCTGCTCGGCAGCGCCTTTATCTGGACACAGATGGAATTACATCGACGTGCACGCCGCCTGCTTCACAGTGTTTCAATTTACAATGCTTCGTTTCTGCCTGAATGAAAAGTTTCGCGCTGACCCAAAAAGCATTCTGAAAATGACGTCTGTTCAAACAGAAACGCTGAAATCGATGTAGTTGAGCCAGtagtgggcgctgttgtttgtttttctagtGGGACCACAACAAGAACAAGATGCTCTGAATATTAACAGTTAACAACGTCCTCTGGCAGATAAAACAGTACCTCAGTAATAAAAAACATCCTGaatgccacagtcacaggagaagtttgtttttgtacttttcactttatttcgCAGTAGATCGTTTCATTAAAATCGACTTCACGTTGAGACCGTCCTCATTTTCAGTCGgtattgtttggttttgtgtaaataatgacattttcGCCACATATTCTGCGCCACTGCAAAGACAGTGTGAAGGTTATTGTGTCAGTATTTTACTGATCCGGCCCACATGAGGAACGGCGATCAGAAAGCTGCTGTCCGGGTGAAACACCGTCTGAatgtgtgtccaggcggtgagAGCTGCAGGACTCACTCTTCTCCCTGATGTTGCTCAGCACCGTGTTCAGGTGAGGTCTGagctcgtcctccagcagctccagacccAGAACCCGGATCGCTCCCAGGGCGTTGTTCAAgctgtctgcagggaaacagcaggagaggagcTCCGGTGAGGGAGGGAAcgtgaacaggaagtggaaatgGAGACAttcaacactgctgctgctcgaaAGGACGAGCAAATCACAGCGCTGCTCAGCCAGGGGCCATTTAAGGTCTCCTGTTGACCTCACAGCATGTTCAGGGACAGACACACAGGgagcacatgcaaactccacacagaaagacagacatcTGAAAAATCCATTAAACCGCAGAATCCACACGACTGGAAAAGTAACTAAATAAGTTTTGCACAAATAACTGATGTGCAAATCTTGATGAGTGTGAGCATAttgataagtgtgtgtgtgtgtgtgtgtgtgtgtgtgtgtgtgtgtgtgtgtgtattgttccTCAGTACCTGTAATTGTGAGTAAAGAGATTTGTATGTGTGTCAAAGTTCGTATTTGCATGACACAATGTGTAATTTCAATGGTCTGTGTAgacgtggacacacacacacacacacacacacacacacacacacacacacacacacacacacacacacacacagtcttgtatttctatccttgtggggactttccattgactcccattcatgtctagcccctaaccctgacccttaccctaaccctaacccacaccacaacaaagcctaaccctaaagaaatgtttttgcacttttacttttttcagtaacaacaacatggtcaagaaaacgctgtttctcctacttaggaccggaaaaaggtccccacaaggcacgtcgttccacgttttgctatccttgtggggacatttggccccgacaaggatagaaatacaagaaaacacacacacacacacacacacacacacacacacacacacgtttgtacagctatatgttgtgaggacactcattgacataatgcatttcctagctcCTCActctaaccatcaaaaattaatgcctaaccctgacccagaccctcaacctgacctaaacctaattgtaaccATTTGTAAAAACTAGTCTGAACcgcaaaaaggccaaaaaaggtgtGTCGAATAGTGAGGatcggcaaaaatgtcctcactttccacaaattgtcctcacttgtaaggttaaaaacccattgtcctcacaaaaggccctcacaacatatagctgtacacacacacacacacacacacacacacacacacacacacacacacacacacacacacacacacacacacacacacacacacacacacacacacacacacacacacatactaaaTGGTTATTTACAATATCAACTTGTATCATCAGTGTCAGAAAGTGAATTTGGCTGGACTTTAGTTTTCAGGTagaaacagaaatgtgaaaataacaaataaaaaacctCCAGCTTCCatacaagttgttttttttcctcttttaggTGCAATCGATCAAACTAGAAATGATCACATTCACAAAATACAAATTCGAAGAAATTATAGTTTGAATAATGTGACATTTTCCACAATTTACTTTATCCTCAGTCGGCTTTCACTAATGAAAAGAGGGGCTTGAGTCTCCTTTCGTCTTGTAAACATCAGAAAGTACAATAGAGGTGTTTTGGGACAAAGCGTTTAACCTTTGACTGATCCCATTAAGCCCGTCACGAGCGGCGCGTGGCTGGAAACGTGGCCGATTCAACCGTCTCACGT
This genomic window contains:
- the LOC115393676 gene encoding rap1 GTPase-GDP dissociation stimulator 1, with the protein product MGHPNVPPAHKYSRSQRDKPRGGQLQPYNPPNDSLNNALGAIRVLGLELLEDELRPHLNTVLSNIREKNKGAAEQVVISGILPILSVSLRSRGRLTVLTAKLVAELAKESVVRKGFGDAGLVTALLSVLTSRDQELLIHAARAISRLSYDSSKQQELLLRRGAVPRLVAILLRFPDGAELEEACLQALCNLSGVAVSEEAGLAWERGASVRPGEAVFHGVSPHTCGFASSVILLRASQFGPGQYAVNIEVFQRCSSSFWSLHGNRRTAGCFPFSGWGGWPNLYKLMKFSTKSGPRSRSLKIRVFHTLL